One window of the Lytechinus variegatus isolate NC3 chromosome 3, Lvar_3.0, whole genome shotgun sequence genome contains the following:
- the LOC121411751 gene encoding serine protease inhibitor dipetalogastin-like isoform X1: MDLKYIFNVFTFIIYAASLRVTADSSEDDSCEDSDSSDYETMCEQYIAVTRCRNNYGPVCGSNRITYRSEYHLALAACSHGRDYPIIHVTRRGSCIRIPRPPVMATRPPPARDPCDFRCQSGQPFVCGSDGVVYESRCHLTRINCYGNTYITVMNEGFCGGEPTTLVPAMKVTSPTTQPVVVTVMITQPSVVTTAPTTVPTTQMTTPTPTRRTPRQFGGNNTPQPGRGDTPCNDNCPDGPADGSAAVCGTDGETYETECHLLVKQCQEDRTLVVSTRGRCPQAQRQCPPTSICPREYLPICGTGNITYPSLCHFQIAACKAKDDSRKVLLAGECPNNLQRSCPSCPPEINEVCGSDNMTYTSECALREISCLYNLPDLQVAHLGHCPNQECPDTCTDVMDPVCATNGKTYSSLCALSVEACKYKDTQITVAYRGRCSGDFCNVVCPDIYEPLCDNKGTTYQNVCQLWIAICRDPGLTKKLDQEGCNLAIP, from the exons ATGGatttaaagtatattttcaaCGTATTCACGTTCATCATCTATGCGGCATCACTTCGGGTGACAGCGGACTCCAGTGAAGACG ATAGCTGCGAGGACTCGGACTCATCAGATTATGAGACGATGTGTGAACAGTACATTGCTGTGACGAGATGTCGGAACAACTACGGGCCAGTCTGTGGGTCAAACAGAATCACGTATAGGAGCGAGTACCACCTAGCACTGGCAGCCTGTTCACACGGGAGAGATTATCCGATTATTCACGTCACACGAAGGGGGTCGTGCATACGGATACCCAGACCTCCAG TCATGGCAACTCGTCCCCCACCTGCCCGTGACCCTTGCGACTTCCGTTGCCAGAGTGGACAGCCGTTCGTCTGTGGCAGCGACGGAGTTGTCTACGAATCCCGTTGCCATCTTACTCGAATCAACTGCTACGGCAACACATACATCACGGTTATGAATGAAGGATTCTGCGGGGGCGAACCTACAACGCTAGTGCCGGCAATGAAGGTTACCTCCCCTACAACGCAACCTG TTGTTGTAACCGTTATGATCACGCAACCATCCGTGGTCACCACTGCCCCAACCACAGTACCGACAACACAGATGACCACACCGACTCCTACCAGAAGGACGCCAAGACAGTTTGGAGGAAATAACA CACCACAACCCGGTCGCGGCGATACTCCCTGCAACGACAACTGCCCCGATGGTCCCGCCGACGGTTCCGCTGCTGTGTGTGGTACGGATGGCGAGACGTACGAAACAGAGTGCCATCTCCTTGTCAAACAATGCCAAGAAGACAGGACGTTGGTCGTGTCAACCCGTGGTCGGTGTCCTCAAGCCCAAAGACAGTGTCCTCCAACCAGTATCTGTCCAAGGGAGTATCTTCCGATATGCGGTACGGGAAACATCACCTATCCGTCGTTGTGCCATTTCCAGATAGCCGCCTGTAAGGCCAAAGATGACTCGAGAAAGGTCCTTCTTGCAGGAGAATGCCCAAACAATCTACAGCGAT CTTGCCCGAGTTGTCCACCAGAGATAAATGAAGTATGTGGATCAGACAACATGACTTACACCAGTGAATGTGCACTTCGGGAAATCTCTTGCCTTTACAACCTTCCCGATCTTCAGGTGGCGCATCTTGGACATTGCCCGAATCAAG AATGTCCCGATACATGCACTGACGTCATGGATCCAGTGTGTGCGACCAACGGCAAGACATATTCTTCGTTGTGCGCCCTCTCTGTTGAAGCTTGCAAATACAAGGATACTCAAATCACAGTGGCTTACAGAGGCAGATGTTCAGGAG ATTTTTGTAATGTGGTATGTCCGGATATCTATGAGCCGCTATGTGACAACAAAGGGACAACGTATCAGAATGTCTGCCAGCTATGGATCGCCATTTGTAGAGACCCCGGACTTACCAAGAAACTAGATCAAGAAGGATGCAATCTCGCTATTCCTTAA
- the LOC121412282 gene encoding uncharacterized protein LOC121412282 — protein MEPMVAEMEGMQQMRVEEMEQVELSPLESVEPVVHLVVAPLSLLAVAPLSLLAVAPLSLLVVAPLSPPVDMVELTPLLEAHRVMEVLELVTVAHVTTETPGIVMETLVSMPQDMSELLHLFLVMHQLPMHRHLICQQLLLYLLQPRPLLQDSPHLLPKLHTHLHHPCTAHRFTHQVRQFQQPHEHPSQHLEHQFLPQLQLRLLLQPLHLLRHPHQHPHPELQMAVEKTVTVVVTTVAITAITVITAITATMEITVTMGITAITAAVLITETEETTVEVVTLRGLAAMLVTQLKELVLS, from the exons ATGGAGCCGATGGTGGCGGAGATGGAGGGGATGCAGCAGATGCGAGTGGAGGAGATGGAGCAGGTGGAGCTTTCGCCCCTGGAGTCGGTGGAGCCGGTCGTGCACCTGGTGGTGGCGCCGCTTTCGCTCCTGGCGGTGGCGCCGCTTTCGCTCCTGGCGGTGGCGCCGCTTTCGCTCCTGGTGGTGGCGCCGCTTTCGCCCCCGGTGGACATGGTGGAGCTTACGCCCCTGCTGGAGGCTCATCGG GTAATGGAGGTGCTGGAGCTGGTTACGGTGGCGCATGTAACGACGGAGACTCCGGGAATTGTGATGGAGACTCTGGTGAGCATGCCGCAGGATATGTCGGAGCTGCTGCACCTGTTCCTGGTTATGCACCAGCTCCCCATGCACCGGCACCTCATATGCCAGCAGCTGCTCCTCTACCTCCTGCAGCCGCGCCCGCTCCTCCAGGATTCGCCCCACCTCCTGCCCAAGCTCCATACGCACCTTCACCACCCGTGTACAGCCCACCGGTTTACGCACCAAGTGCGCCAGTTCCAGCAGCCCCACGAGCACCCGTCCCAGCACCTCGAGCACCAATTCCTGCCCCAGCTCCAGCTCCGGCTCCTGCTCCAGCCCCTGCACCTGCTCCGGCACCCGCACCAGCACCCGCACCCGGAGCTCCAGATGGCAGTGGAGAAAACGGTAACGGTGGTGGTGACAACGGTGGCGATAACGGCGATAACGGTGATAACGGCGATAACGGCGACAATGGAGATAACGGTGACAATGGGGATAACGGCGATAACGGCAGCGGTGCTGATAACGGAAACGGAGGAGACAACGGTGGAAGTTGTGACGCTCAGGGGATTGGCGGCAATGCTTGTAACGCAGCTTAAGG AACTTGTGCTGAGCTGA
- the LOC121411751 gene encoding serine protease inhibitor dipetalogastin-like isoform X2 — protein sequence MDLKYIFNVFTFIIYAASLRVTADSSEDDSCEDSDSSDYETMCEQYIAVTRCRNNYGPVCGSNRITYRSEYHLALAACSHGRDYPIIHVTRRGSCIRIPRPPVVVTVMITQPSVVTTAPTTVPTTQMTTPTPTRRTPRQFGGNNTPQPGRGDTPCNDNCPDGPADGSAAVCGTDGETYETECHLLVKQCQEDRTLVVSTRGRCPQAQRQCPPTSICPREYLPICGTGNITYPSLCHFQIAACKAKDDSRKVLLAGECPNNLQRSCPSCPPEINEVCGSDNMTYTSECALREISCLYNLPDLQVAHLGHCPNQECPDTCTDVMDPVCATNGKTYSSLCALSVEACKYKDTQITVAYRGRCSGDFCNVVCPDIYEPLCDNKGTTYQNVCQLWIAICRDPGLTKKLDQEGCNLAIP from the exons ATGGatttaaagtatattttcaaCGTATTCACGTTCATCATCTATGCGGCATCACTTCGGGTGACAGCGGACTCCAGTGAAGACG ATAGCTGCGAGGACTCGGACTCATCAGATTATGAGACGATGTGTGAACAGTACATTGCTGTGACGAGATGTCGGAACAACTACGGGCCAGTCTGTGGGTCAAACAGAATCACGTATAGGAGCGAGTACCACCTAGCACTGGCAGCCTGTTCACACGGGAGAGATTATCCGATTATTCACGTCACACGAAGGGGGTCGTGCATACGGATACCCAGACCTCCAG TTGTTGTAACCGTTATGATCACGCAACCATCCGTGGTCACCACTGCCCCAACCACAGTACCGACAACACAGATGACCACACCGACTCCTACCAGAAGGACGCCAAGACAGTTTGGAGGAAATAACA CACCACAACCCGGTCGCGGCGATACTCCCTGCAACGACAACTGCCCCGATGGTCCCGCCGACGGTTCCGCTGCTGTGTGTGGTACGGATGGCGAGACGTACGAAACAGAGTGCCATCTCCTTGTCAAACAATGCCAAGAAGACAGGACGTTGGTCGTGTCAACCCGTGGTCGGTGTCCTCAAGCCCAAAGACAGTGTCCTCCAACCAGTATCTGTCCAAGGGAGTATCTTCCGATATGCGGTACGGGAAACATCACCTATCCGTCGTTGTGCCATTTCCAGATAGCCGCCTGTAAGGCCAAAGATGACTCGAGAAAGGTCCTTCTTGCAGGAGAATGCCCAAACAATCTACAGCGAT CTTGCCCGAGTTGTCCACCAGAGATAAATGAAGTATGTGGATCAGACAACATGACTTACACCAGTGAATGTGCACTTCGGGAAATCTCTTGCCTTTACAACCTTCCCGATCTTCAGGTGGCGCATCTTGGACATTGCCCGAATCAAG AATGTCCCGATACATGCACTGACGTCATGGATCCAGTGTGTGCGACCAACGGCAAGACATATTCTTCGTTGTGCGCCCTCTCTGTTGAAGCTTGCAAATACAAGGATACTCAAATCACAGTGGCTTACAGAGGCAGATGTTCAGGAG ATTTTTGTAATGTGGTATGTCCGGATATCTATGAGCCGCTATGTGACAACAAAGGGACAACGTATCAGAATGTCTGCCAGCTATGGATCGCCATTTGTAGAGACCCCGGACTTACCAAGAAACTAGATCAAGAAGGATGCAATCTCGCTATTCCTTAA